One part of the Pristis pectinata isolate sPriPec2 chromosome 17, sPriPec2.1.pri, whole genome shotgun sequence genome encodes these proteins:
- the mif gene encoding macrophage migration inhibitory factor gives MPIFVLRTNLSRSNIPDVLGEELTALLSKELGKPQQYIAVHIVSDQMMYFGGSSDPCALASLSSIGKINSKQNKHYSKLLFELVNKHLHISANRMFIVFQDLDAANVGWNYDTFA, from the exons ATGCCGATTTTTGTCCTCCGTACGAACCTGAGCCGCTCCAACATCCCGGACGTGCTGGGAGAGGAGCTGACGGCTCTGCTGTCCAAGGAGCTGGGGAAACCTCAGCAG TACATCGCAGTGCACATTGTATCCGACCAGATGATGTACTTCGGCGGATCCTCTGATCCCTGCGCCCTTGCCTCTCTCTCCAGTATTGGCAAAATCAACAGCAAGCAGAACAAGCACTACTCCAAGCTGCTGTTTGAACTGGTGAACAAGCACTTGCACATTTCTGCCAACAG GATGTTCATCGTTTTCCAGGACCTGGACGCAGCTAATGTTGGCTGGAATTATGACACCTTTGCCTAG